The proteins below come from a single Aegilops tauschii subsp. strangulata cultivar AL8/78 chromosome 6, Aet v6.0, whole genome shotgun sequence genomic window:
- the LOC109732087 gene encoding uncharacterized protein — protein sequence MASSRRSPRAAPLDNDDLLSEILLRLPPQPSFLPRASLVYKRWRSLVSDPGFLSLVSSFLRRFCVHHRRNPPLLGFFNTGFRKTSFAPTLMAPDRVPRGRFSLPWGDVSSFSLLNCRHGLVLIFDETRRQFIVWDPVTGDQHRVDVPAPLEINGAVLRAAGDVRHFQVVFVATRNHGIEDGQEALVCVYSSETGVWGNGISTPIPFGPSRSLFGTHISTKPAVLVGNSLYWTLTGFCSRSILEYDLEKQSLAVIQEPDYVCEYYFMVIRADSGGLGFLNLSEFTAQLWERKTDCDGVASWRLGRTIELDKLLHPNPPPIPGEYDDDEQDDKIRILGFAEENNMVFVGTLMGLFTVQLQPLRFKRLSRTRSETTLHCHPLESVYTAGNSMLSNVGIMKSS from the coding sequence ATGGCCAGCAGCCGCCGCTCGCCGAGGGCGGCGCCGCTGGACAACGACGATTTGCTTTCCGAGATCCTCCTCCGCCTCCCACCGCAGCCGTCCTTCCTCCCCCGCGCCTCGCTCGTCTACAAGCgctggcgctccctcgtctccgaCCCAGGCTTCCTCTCCCTCGTCTCGTCCTTCCTCCGCCGCTTCTGCGTCCACCACCGTCGCAACCCTCCCCTCCTCGGTTTCTTCAACACAGGATTTCGCAAAACCTCCTTCGCGCCTACTCTCATGGCCCCCGATCGTGTCCCGCGCGGACGCTTCTCCTTGCCGTGGGGTGATGTCAGCAGCTTCAGTCTCCTCAACTGCCGCCATGGTCTCGTACTCATCTTCGACGAGACGCGGCGCCAGTTCATTGTGTGGGACCCTGTCACTGGCGACCAGCACCGCGTCGACGTTCCCGCGCCGTTAGAGATCAACGGTGCCGTGCTTCGTGCCGCCGGAGACGTCAGACACTTCCAGGTGGTCTTTGTAGCAACACGCAACCACGGCATAGAAGATGGACAAGAAGCGCTCGTCTGCGTTTACTCGTCGGAGACCGGCGTGTGGGGTAACGGCATCTCAACACCCATTCCATTCGGGCCTAGCCGGAGCTTATTTGGCACCCATATATCTACCAAGCCCGCTGTTCTGGTTGGCAACTCCCTTTACTGGACTCTCACTGGTTTTTGTTCAAGAAGTATCCTTGAATATGATCTTGAGAAGCAGAGCCTAGCTGTGATACAGGAGCCGGACTATGTGTGTGAATATTACTTCATGGTCATAAGGGCAGATAGTGGTGGTCTGGGTTTCCTCAATTTGTCGGAATTCACCGCACAGTTGTGGGAGAGAAAGACCGATTGTGATGGTGTTGCTTCGTGGCGGCTGGGAAGAACAATTGAACTGGATAAACTACTTCACCCGAATCCTCCCCCGATTCCAGGTGagtatgatgatgatgagcaggATGACAAGATAAGAATACTAGGGTTTGCTGAGGAAAATAATATGGTGTTCGTGGGGACATTGATGGGCCTCTTTACGGTCCAGCTTCAGCCATTGCGGTTCAAAAGACTATCTCGAACAAGAAGTGAAACAACATTGCATTGTCATCCATTAGAAAGTGTCTATACTGCAGGTAATAGCATGCTTTCCAATGTGGGTATAATGAAATCAAGTTAG